A genome region from Trachemys scripta elegans isolate TJP31775 chromosome 2, CAS_Tse_1.0, whole genome shotgun sequence includes the following:
- the C2H18orf21 gene encoding UPF0711 protein C18orf21 homolog, translated as MSRRRRFLEGAARALMGTCPAQARFLMWTLHSKKDNKTNRERICPYCFQFLVPDNHRVRIKPKMKLTPRIQKLLNREAKNHKLNLKQTKLLKKYKDSRSVLLVTCNTCNKTTRHHGKSRDFLATATSRSGTPMCKPDPKTPISANKMTPLNHSKSGSTSKSPASTSRTCMSGQSPSSSFPKTPKNPKFHFTQLKWLLNLEEKQKSQKKMDLKNFLSSL; from the exons ATGTCGAGGCGCCGGCGGTTCCTGGAAGGGGCGGCTCGGGCGCTGATGGGCACGTGCCCGGCTCAGGCCCGATTCCTGAT GTGGACGCTTCATTCCAAAAAAG ATAACAAAACCAACAGAGAAAGGATATGCCCTTACTGTTTCCAGTTTCTGGTTCCTGATAACCACAGAGTACGTATCAAACCCAAGATGAAACTGACTCCACGGATACAGAAACTTCTTAATCGGGAGGCAAAGAACCATAAACTCAATTTGAAACAGACAAAGCTTTTGAAAAAGTACAAGGACTCAAGAAGTGTTCTG CTGGTTACTTGCAACACATGCAACAAAACAACAAGACATCATGGTAAAAGCAGAGATTTTCTGGCAACAGCAACAAGCCGTTCTGGTACTCCGATGTGTAAACCAGATCCAAAGACTCCGATATCTGCAAACAAAATGACACCCTTAAACCACAGTAAATCTGGATCTACAAGCAAGAGTCCAGCATCAACTTCCAG aACATGCATGTCTGGACAGTCACCATCCAGTTCTTTCCCCAAGACTCCCAAAAACCCTAAATTTCATTTTACTCAGCTAAAATGGTTGCTTAatcttgaagaaaaacaaaagagcCAGAAGAAGATGGACCTGAAAAACTTCTTGTCTTCACTTTGA